The window cgtctcatataaatgttatatgcttaaacaataaagtccaaggaatatgtgattggaagaatgtaatctaatgaagttagattcataagaccattctttcgtagacacatcctaaatgttcctgatcataggattgccaattgggcattgacagtccgtcaagatcggtacgtgctatgtcttctctcagggagagtgactagtctcgagtcattggtgtgtgtgacatcaagacaagtacgtaggtgctcagtagagaatgagttcactgaacgcgatcaacgaagagttctcatactcatgtcacatgagaactcatgtttgggataatgcaaattagtcatttgacctgaggcatcacagttgtcttgtggttaagtccttgatctttgattatgtcaaagtcaccccattggggtgtccacgacatcgttggggttaagccacttagtcatggaggcaagtgaatgcgcaacaagggatctctaaccttcaaaccgtttgagggagaatactttatgatatgatttagaatctctggccagagtatgaatgagatttagaaaagtcgttctaaatcacattcaaggaaatcatataagcacacgaatcacattggatagtagacatgaataaataaactatcaaaccaaacaatgtggtcaggagtattagattagagaaagaccgtattgcatttgtaatcccaaactgaataggttttctctacctcttctgattagcttgggtaaccatgatatgctgcaaggtgtcactcatggtttgtggaagccctaaacgtgtgtaatcactaaagggagaattgaaattaagtttcaattcacaatcgatgtaaaatggttttaatcgcccactgcctcgctaaaaggaacctaatggatcgcacaccgtgtaaggagattgaagaaacaatgaagatgagtaagaatgattaaatggtttaatcatttatttatggcaaggattaattaatatgttaattaatcaaacgaataagttcgtgaAAGCCcttgggatagttttggaccttaaggcccaatgggcttcgaacgtcaagcccattaacttaagttgtatgacaacttaatgaataatgattcacaaaggcccaagtagtccaaaatatcctaatgtccggccatattgtttagggtagtgaacttggacttatttacaagtctgccactcaaatgaataaaggtataaatatgactttatagccaaaattcattaagggtttgttttggagaaaattggtgagaacttgtctctccatttctctctaaagaggccggccaccttgaggggtgcatcttgcaatcccactactccaaggtcactcatttcttctccaatctctccttggtgaagagacttagaggttctcaattttgggaacttggagatacctattcttccatccaaatccatagatttaagatgcaaggaatgaaggccctctctttgggtgattagcctttgcttatgcaaagaggaatctataaaggtataaatttcaactcactatgttttgagttgagttttggttcaccaatctactaggctttgaatttcatggttaaagttttgtttttaagtgcatgcaagcatgattccgcctttaattgttaattgcatgcttatagatgttgcttaaatgaacatgttttcgcAAAATATTCCTTCAGCTTGGCCTTGTCATCAAGCTTTGATCTCTCTTTCTTAGGTATATGCACATATACTCTGCAACCAAATGTCTTCAAGTGTCCATATGAGACATATTTCTTACTTCATACCTTCCCTGGAATATCTCCATTTAAGGGTGATGAAGGAGACAAATTAATCGAATAACATGATGCTCTCATACATCCCCCCAAAACGTTTTGGGCAATTTCCCATGAGACAACAAACATCTTATTTTTTTCCACAATGGTGAGATTCATCCTTTCCGCAACACCATTGTGTTGTGGAGCTTTTGGAATAGATTGCTCCTATCTAATGCCATGAATTTTACAATACTCATCAAATGGCCCCAAGTACTCACCGCCATTGTTGGTGCGAATGTATTTTAGTTTCACTCTTGTCTCACTTTCCCCCATTTCATGAAAGTTTTTAATGTTGACAGCACCtggtcttttatttttaaagtataTGCCCAAACTTTTCGTGAATAATCATCTATAAAAGTGACAAAATAAGAAGCACCATCCAAGGATTTAACTTTCAATGGGCCACacacatccaaataaaacctgtctaaaatatttgattttctttcatGATTTCTTTGAAAAGAAACTTTATGCTGCTTGCCAATTCAACAATGAATGCAACTGTTTATGTGCGTACCTTTAATTTCAGGAAGGATTTCTCTCTTGTCAAGAATCTGCAAACCCTTCTCACTTATATGGCCCAGTTGCTTGTGCCATAGATCGACCGAAGAGTCATTTTCCATTGCATTCATCTCCCATTTCCATAGTTGAGCATGGGTTATGTACAGAGTGCAACATTTTCTTCTCTTACAATTACGAGGGATCCCTTTTTGAGCTTCCATCTCCCATTTGAAAACCTATTCTCATATCCAACATCATCGAACTTTTTGATAGAAATTAAATTTAGGTGTAAGTCTGGCACATATCTAACCTTCTTGAGCATGAGTTTGCTGCCCCGATCAGTTTCTAGAATCACTTCACCAATCCCTGCAATTTTTGATGTATCCTTATTTCCCATCTTCACTAAGCCAAAATCACTAGCTTTATATGATGAAAAGAATGAGTAGCATGAAAAAAGGCTCCAGAGTCTACTGTCCAAGTGGTATCTTCATAAGACATATTCAAGCATGATTTTTCACACTTGAAGAGAATAATAATATACCATATGAGGATATAGCAGCAGTATTTTTCTCTTTGTGTTTttcttcattcttcttctctttcttgagTTTTATGCATTCTCTTACGTAGTGACCTTTTAGACCACAATAATGACATACCACGTCCTTTCATGGCCTCGATTTGCTTTCGACCTCCCATAAGATTGATGATAAGCACTTCTATTTTTattccttcctctcttttctacAACCAAAGCTTCTGAGTGCGAAGAATCTATGggttttcttctcatttcttCATTCAGCAAACTAGCAATGACTTGATTCATTGGGAAGACTACATATGGAGTAAAGTTGATGATAGAAATGGCCAAGGTTTCTCAACTGTCTGGAAGAGAACTGAGAAGCAGGAGAGCTTGTAGTTCATCATCTAACACCATATTCATTGAAAATAACTGATTGACGATGTTTTGCATCTTGTTCAAGTGTTTGTTGACGGAGTGGCCTTCTTTAAGCTTTAAATTGACAagtcttttcataaaaaaaaactttgttgcCCGTTGTCTTTCTTCATATAAGCTTTCAAGCTTCTTCCACAACAAAAGTGCATTGCTCTCATTCAAAACGTGATGATACACATTATCATCAAGCCATTGCTAGATAACTCTAATGGTTCTTCGATTTTGTTTCTTCCATTCCTCATCGGACATTTTTTCGGGCTTGTCACCTTCAATTGAACTAAACATATCCTTGCAATACAATAAGTCCACCATTTTCTACTTCTAAATAATGTAGTTTCTTCCATTCAGGCTCACCATTCGACTTGTGTTGATATCCATGATCTACAAAGCAACCCGGCTCTAATGCcaattgttgaaattgttgtagCGAAAACAGCAACTTCCTGCTAGTGTAAATCATAAAAAGCAAAACACAACTAAACATAAATTAAAGATGAACAAAGGACACCAgaattttgtggaaaaaaaaaacctccaatgtgaaaagaaaaaccaCATGACAAAGTTTGAAATATTCCACTATTGGAAATGGGATTACAAGCACTAATCTCTCTAAAACTTTAGAGGATGACTAACTCAAGAGCATGCACACATTCTTGGATGAACTcactatttttttgtttttttgttctctctctctctctctctatggaaAAGCTACTGGCTAAAACACATAAATATTCATAATCAACTCCCTTCTAGAAAACTATGGAAGGGGATAGACAAAGTAATTAATATTGGAGCTGCTTTACATTTTCTCAGTTCTTGAAAGTGGATAAAACCTTTCTTTGTCCCATGATATTTCTTCTTAGACAACTTTGCATTAAATATGGATATTTAATTTCATGAGGAAATTGCACCGAGGTATGGAACTTTAAGCTCCAAAACTTCTTCCTCATCGTCTTTAGGACAGAAAAGAGTTTTCCCGATATCtaaacaatgctcaatcaatACCATCTAAACAATGCTCGATCAACATGCCAACACAGTATCAAGTTTTCTCGATATCTTTCATCTCAatttccatcttcaggtgcacgactgttttctcaagctcttcggGAGTCCCATTGAGATTCATGCCATCGACATAAATTGCAACGATCacaaaattggaatgtaatAAACACACTTGGGCATAGTTCATTATTCACATAACTCTGactaatcaaatactcactcagatgATTGTACCACATCTGTTaggattgtttcaatccatagagTGAATGCCTCAATCTAATCAAAAGGGTGTTCCGTAGTATAACTATTTGActcagtcaatgtaagtcatttaagctttcatgtagattttcgtatcaagatccccataaagATACGTGGTTACCACTTCCATgagctgcatattcagtttttcgaaaactacaaaattgataaaagtgttggaaccaaatttgcaCATATCCGTGGACGGAAGTGAAATCAAGTTGCACTTGCGCGCCCTTGATCTCCGGCAAGGAGAGATGGGGTTGATTTGTTGAGGGGGGGGGGGTTGAATACGAATATGACTACTTACATATCTCCAGGAATGAGAATCAAACTGCGGGTGTAGTTCTAAGAAAGAATGGTGTCATGTGCAGTACATcgtgaatcatccttgaagaatAGCCTATGGTGAGGTTTTAGGGAGATGAATTCTCCATGGACGTGTCTATGCGTAGACGGCGGCATATGAGAGAAAAGTCTCGCGTAGAGAGAATATGCAAATATTATATAAATCTTATACAATATTGATGTGCGACATAGTGCATCAATAATAAAACACCCAATGTTAGGTGAATCAATATTGTGTTTTATGTAATGCAAATATTATATAAATCCTACACCACTCTCtcaatataatatatcatagtattaaaaaaaaaaaatgaacaaacgACGTGTATCATATATGTGAGCTAGTATATATCATGTTCTTGTGATGATCGAATTGTGCGACTGAGAACAAGAGTACATAAGTTAACCAATGACAACAGTTATCGATCAGTCCACGCCTTCAAATGGACTACAATGACTATTTGCCCTATGTAATCAATTATTTATCCATGAGCATTCTATTATCTATCCTTTTATGTAAATAATCCACTTTTTAATTCAAATAATAATTAGATTAAAAGTCTAACCATATATATTATCAACCCATAGAGGCattatttcttttttccttcaattttcccCTGAATTTATTCATGTTTCCCAATTGGTACATAGCATGTAACACACCAACGCATGGAAAGGCCAAAAAAGGACTAATCAGTAACTCAATTGGAAACGTCTGAtctcaaaacaattttttgtcTGGTCTCAATCtattatatatatgcaacctCCTACCACACCATCACCTTTCACCTAGGTTTTTCCACCAATCATTTTTCTTGTAACACACGACAGATTTCCAGATCCCTCAAAGCTAAATCTGTTTGTCATCATTGGGCTTATTTAGTTGGCTATAAATTTTGGTGACGGTTGACGTTTATTTTCATTTCTCTTGaactttttgttttgtgtgtgtgaactGTGGCTAAGCTTAAAGACTACGTTATGGGAGATCACGAGGAGCACAAGAGGGCTGAGGGTGAAACTCCCTCTGTATCCGCAATACCGCCAGCAGCAGAAGTCCCGGCGGTTGTTAAGAACGAAGGAGAAAATCATGCCACTGAAGACAAGAGTGCGATCCCAATTCCTGAAGAGACGGCATCTCCTCCTCCTGCTGCTCCTGCAGCAGCTGTCAAAGGTGCACACTCCCCTCTATAtctttctctctatttctgAGCTTTTTAGATAATTTTTGTGACATGAAGCTAGAAgacgtacaaaataaaaaatatcttcACTTTTACGAATATTTTTCTTGATCAGTGGCATAACCAGACTAAAGTAATTTGTTGGAgtcacaaaatatttttcatattaGAATTGGGTGGATCAACATTTTGTGCTTATAGAAGAGATCAATAAAGATGAATTTTAGCAAGTGATATTGATCTTAGTTGGATAGATAAATCATTTTTGCTTATGTCAAAAAGTGAGAATTCATAAACTCATGTacaaatataaaattatttattaatcttaaaccctaaaccttaacccaaaagaaaagtgattggcttttttttatttgaaaaaaaaaattatatatttaaaaaataataaagatgCTAAGCACTCCCactttagttttttattatttttattatttttaattttttttgaaattttaatggGAGAAAGGGAATCTAGAAATTATAAAACCTTCACCATTTTTACCTTCTTGCTTTATTTATATATAGAAGATAAGCAGTTTGCAGATATTCATATTTTGCTCATATTCGTCAACTAACATGTGGaatttatttaacattcttagAGATTGCAGACCCCGCAGTAAACAAAGGTGTAGGGAGTTCAACTGACAGAGGTATATATGTCTCGGATGTGTTTATTTCTTTGAATTATTTTCTGTACATCCGTCAGTTACAAGATATATATTAAAAACTCATCATTGTctcgttttattttttatttttttgtttttttagatgTATTGTTTGCAAAAATTGAAATGGAGAAAAGGCTGGCCTTAATTAAAGCATGGGAAGAAAGTGAGAAGACAAAAGCAGAGAACAAGTAAGTGGTCATATATAACTTGATatgtaaaataaattaataaaaacatgTAAAGTGTTGAAGCATCcttcaaaataattattatttataatGCTTGATTAAAGCAATTGAAGTATTCCAACGTTTTCAACCATTGACAGGGCATACAGAAGGATGTCAATCGTAGAATTATGGGAAAACAACAAGAGAACCAATGTAGAGGCAGAACTCAGAAAAATTGAGGTAAAATTCTTGAACCTCGGTTGCAAAAATAAATGCTTATTAACCACCTAAGCTACAAGGTCTTTACAGTTCTGTTAAATTCCTTCAAGTATGCTTGTGGCTATTTGATCCATATGATTACATTAGAACCTATTTTGGATACTTGATCAAAATGTTTTTTCAACTAATCTGCGtaggaaaaatatgaaaaaaagaaGGCAGGGTATGCtgagaaaatgaagaacaaagttGCTGAAATACATAAAACAGGAGAAGAAAGGAGAGCTATCATTGAAGCCAAGGAAAAAGAGCAATCCCTGAAGGTGGAGGAAACAGCTGCAAAGTTTCGTTCGACTGGAAATACACCAAAGAAATTGCTGTTGTGGTGCTGCGTCTGTCAGCATTCTGCAGTCAAATAATGAATCAACAACCAAAACAAAGGGAGGGGCTTGCTTTCAACTTTGGTTAATTTGTTGGTCTTTTTATTTGTAGTGCTGCACAGTTTTTTCAGTAAGTGCAAAATCAAATACATGCAGAATATTTATAGTTT is drawn from Malus domestica chromosome 14, GDT2T_hap1 and contains these coding sequences:
- the LOC114821112 gene encoding remorin-like, translated to MEKRLALIKAWEESEKTKAENKAYRRMSIVELWENNKRTNVEAELRKIEEKYEKKKAGYAEKMKNKVAEIHKTGEERRAIIEAKEKEQSLKVEETAAKFRSTGNTPKKLLLWCCVCQHSAVK